In Rhodamnia argentea isolate NSW1041297 chromosome 11, ASM2092103v1, whole genome shotgun sequence, one genomic interval encodes:
- the LOC115756867 gene encoding metallothionein-like protein 4B: MSDVTGARAGDAACDERCGCPYPCSGGASCRCATSGGEAEGRMDHKKCPCGDHCGCNPCSCGLVVAVGTGRANCRCGPGCTCITCAT; this comes from the exons ATGTCCGACGTGACTGGAGCTCGTGCTGGCGATGCCGCCTGCGATGAGAGGTGCGGCTGCCCTTACCCTTGCTCCGGTGGCGCGTCTTGCAG GTGCGCCACCTCGGGCGGGGAAGCTGAAGGAAGAATGGACCACAAGAAGTGCCCGTGCGGGGACCACTGCGGCTGCAACCCTTGCAGCTGCGGGTTGGTGGTGGCCGTCGGGACGGGGCGGGCCAACTGCCGGTGCGGACCGGGTTGCACGTGCATCACTTGTGCCACTTGA
- the LOC115756854 gene encoding probable anion transporter 5 — MKRIRFPKRYLIVILTFISTCVCYIERVGFSIAYTVAADAAGVNQSSKGTILSTFYYGYACSQVPGGWAAQKIGGRRILLLSFVIWSLTCAFFPLDPNRIVVLVVARLLVGVAQGFIFPSIHTVLAEWVPPHERSRSVSLTTSGMYLGAAAGMLFLPTLVKLRGPHSVFVAEAALGAMWCLLWIKYASDPPRPEHPKATAASSGESLLPMKRSQKVKVENGGGSVKTAGIPWKSIIFCLPVWAIVVNNFTFHYALYVLMNWLPTYFEQGLQLSLHEMGSSKMMPYLNMFIFSNIGGVVADHLITRKILSVTATRKFLNTIGFIVASFALVALPLFRTAGGAVFCSSVALGFLALGRAGFAVNHMDIAPKYAGIVMGVSNTAGTLAGIIGVDLTGQLLEAAKANYSDLSTPESWKKVFLIPGLLCTFSSIVFMLFSTGEKIFD, encoded by the coding sequence ATGAAGAGAATAAGATTTCCCAAACGATACTTGATCGTCATTTTGACGTTTATATCTACGTGTGTCTGCTATATAGAACGTGTCGGATTCTCAATTGCCTATACCGTTGCAGCTGATGCAGCTGGAGTAAACCAATCTAGTAAAGGCACGATACTTTCTACCTTTTATTATGGTTATGCCTGTTCACAGGTGCCCGGAGGATGGGCTGCTCAGAAAATAGGGGGAAGACGCATTCTTCTCCTCTCCTTTGTGATATGGTCACTAACTTGTGCATTCTTTCCACTGGACCCAAATAGAATTGTAGTACTAGTGGTTGCTCGCTTGCTTGTTGGTGTGGCACAAGGTTTCATCTTCCCATCTATCCATACCGTCCTAGCTGAGTGGGTTCCCCCTCATGAAAGGTCTAGATCTGTTTCTCTCACAACTTCGGGGATGTATCTTGGCGCGGCTGCAGGAATGCTTTTTCTTCCAACCCTGGTGAAACTCAGGGGTCCGCACTCGGTGTTTGTTGCTGAAGCAGCATTAGGTGCCATGTGGTGTCTACTTTGGATAAAATATGCCAGTGATCCCCCAAGACCAGAACATCCAAAAGCCACAGCTGCTAGTTCTGGGGAGTCTTTGTTGCCAATGAAAAGAAGCCAAAAGGTAAAAGTGGAGAATGGAGGAGGTTCTGTCAAAACTGCCGGTATTCCATGGAAGAGCATTATATTTTGCTTACCGGTGTGGGCCATTGTGGTAAACAACTTTACATTCCACTATGCCTTGTATGTATTGATGAACTGGTTGCCAACATACTTCGAACAAGGTCTCCAACTTAGCCTCCATGAGATGGGTTCTTCGAAGATGATGCCCTATCTCAACATGTTCATATTCTCGAATATTGGTGGGGTCGTGGCTGACCACCTGATTACCCGCAAAATTCTGTCTGTGACTGCAACCAGGAAATTCCTGAACACAATAGGGTTTATAGTTGCTTCTTTTGCACTAGTGGCACTTCCCCTATTCAGAACTGCTGGTGGAGCTGTCTTTTGTTCATCCGTGGCTCTTGGGTTCTTGGCCCTTGGCAGAGCAGGGTTCGCGGTAAACCACATGGACATTGCTCCAAAATATGCAGGAATTGTTATGGGAGTTTCCAATACTGCCGGTACATTAGCAGGCATAATCGGGGTCGATCTTACCGGCCAGCTTCTTGAAGCAGCTAAAGCTAATTACTCTGATCTTTCAACCCCTGAAAGTTGGAAAAAAGTGTTCTTGATACCCGGCCTTCTTTGTACTTTCAGTTCAATAGTGTTTATGCTATTCTCAACGGGGGAGAAGATTTTTGACTGA
- the LOC115756835 gene encoding glutamate receptor 3.2-like isoform X1 has product MLNVLRLWKVVDLRIPMDLVWLLCIFVLFSGELSLGQSKPNADTVTIGAIFTFTTINGKVAQIAMKAAENDVNADPTFLGGHRLSISMHDSNFSGFLGIIGALQFMETDTVAIIGPQNSGTAHILSHLANELHVPMLSFTALDPMLSPLQYPYFVQTAPSDLFQMMAVADMISYYRWREVVTIYSDDDHSRNGITVLGDQLAERRCDIMYKAALPPDPTATESDVIAELNKIKLMEPRVIILHTYTKTGLLVFDVAKSLGMMESGYVWFATTWLSSVLDSNSSLSSKVADSIRGVLALRLHTPDSKRKADFSARWNSLSNGTIGLNPYGLYAYDTVWMIARAVKMFLDQGNNISFSNDAKLSNVGGGALNLEALSIFDGGKQLLTNVLQTNMNGLSGPIKFNPDRSLVHPSYDVINVLENGYRQIGYWSNYSGLSIVPPEELYAQPPNRSSSNQHLNSVIWPGGTSTKPRGWVFPKNGKQLSIGVPRRVSYRDFVEQVNGTDIAQGYCIDVFLAAIKLLPYAVPHKFILFGDGRKNPSYNELVNEIAADVFDGAVGDIAIVTNRTKIVDFTQPYIESGLVVVVAPVRNLNSSPWAFLRPFTPSMWAVTGVFFLIVGAVVWILEHRINDEFRGSPRKQVITSLWFSFSTMFFAHRENTVSTLGRMVLIIWLFVVLIINSSYTASLTSILTVQQLSSPIRGIDSLIISDSPIGFQVGSFAENYMVEELNIPKSRLISLDSPEDYASALKTGRVAAVVDEKPYIDLFLSNHCQFSIMGQEFTKSGWGFAFPRDSPLAIDMSTAMLTLSENGELQKIHDRWLSRKACGSQNSGAGSDQLHLQSFWGLFLICGVSCAIALVLYLFFVLRKFKEHSHQVSEPSSHGSSRSARLQTFLSFVDRKEDKSRSKSKRKRSQELMNKYGESNLSINGSNRLEIDVSG; this is encoded by the exons ATGCTTAATGTTCTCCGTCTCTGGAAG GTTGTTGACCTAAGGATCCCGATGGATCTGGTTTGGCTTCTCTGCATTTTCGTCCTCTTTTCCGGAGAATTGTCACTAGGACAGTCCAAACCCAATGCAGACACAGTGACTATTGGAGCTATTTTCACCTTTACAACTATCAATGGGAAAGTCGCTCAAATCGCCATGAAGGCTGCAGAGAACGATGTCAATGCAGATCCAACTTTTCTTGGGGGACACAGACTGTCTATATCCATGCACGATTCCAATTTCAGTGGATTTCTTGGCATCATCGGCG CTTTGCAGTTCATGGAGACGGACACGGTTGCAATAATAGGTCCACAGAATTCAGGAACGGCCCACATTCTCTCGCATCTAGCAAATGAACTACACGTTCCCATGCTGTCATTCACAGCGCTGGACCCCATGCTCTCTCCCCTCCAGTACCCCTACTTCGTTCAAACTGCACCCAGCGATCTGTTCCAGATGATGGCTGTTGCAGATATGATCAGCTATTACAGATGGCGAGAGGTGGTTACAATTTACTCCGATGATGATCATAGCAGGAATGGCATCACTGTGTTAGGTGATCAACTGGCGGAGAGACGCTGCGATATAATGTATAAGGCAGCGCTTCCCCCAGATCCCACGGCAACTGAGAGTGATGTTATAGCTGAATTGAATAAGATAAAATTGATGGAACCCCGAGTGATCATATTGCATACATACACAAAGACAGGTCTTTTGGTTTTTGATGTGGCCAAGAGCCTCGGCATGATGGAGAGTGGGTATGTTTGGTTCGCAACTACGTGGTTGTCTAGTGTTCTGGATTCTAATTCTTCACTTTCCTCAAAGGTTGCTGACTCTATTCGGGGAGTTCTCGCACTTAGGCTCCACACCCCCGACTCAAAGAGAAAAGCGGATTTTTCAGCGAGGTGGAACTCGTTGAGCAATGGTACTATTGGGTTGAACCCTTATGGTCTTTATGCCTATGATACAGTATGGATGATTGCTCGTGCAGTTAAAATGTTCCTGGATCAGGGAAacaacatttcattctcgaatGACGCGAAATTAAGTAATGTTGGGGGAGGAGCTCTGAATCTTGAGGCATTGAGCATTTTTGATGGAGGGAAGCAGTTGCTTACCAATGTCCTGCAGACAAATATGAATGGTCTGAGTGGCCCAATCAAATTTAATCCAGACAGATCTCTAGTACATCCTTCTTATGACGTCATTAACGTACTTGAAAATGGGTATCGCCAGATAGGATATTGGTCCAACTACTCTGGGCTTTCCATTGTTCCTCCTGAAGAACTTTATGCCCAACCACCTAACCGTTCTAGTTCGAACCAACATTTGAACAGTGTGATTTGGCCTGGAGGCACCAGTACCAAGCCTCGCGGTTGGGTTTTTCCAAAGAATGGAAAGCAACTAAGCATAGGAGTTCCAAGGAGAGTTAGTTACCGGGACTTTGTCGAGCAGGTCAATGGTACTGACATCGCCCAGGGGTATTGCATAGATGTGTTTCTTGCTGCCATAAAATTGCTTCCCTATGCAGTTCCACACAAATTTATCTTGTTTGGAGATGGTCGCAAAAATCCTAGCTACAACGAGCTCGTAAATGAGATTGCAGCAGAT GTTTTTGATGGTGCTGTGGGAGATATCGCGATTGTTACAAATCGAACAAAGATTGTAGATTTTACTCAGCCATACATTGAGTCGGGTctagttgttgttgttgccccTGTTAGGAATTTGAATTCAAGTCCTTGGGCCTTCTTGCGTCCATTTACTCCATCGATGTGGGCTGTCACAGGGGTCTTCTTCCTCATTGTAGGAGCAGTAGTGTGGATTCTTGAACACAGAATTAATGATGAGTTCCGGGGATCTCCCAGGAAACAGGTCATCACAAGTCTATG GTTCAGCTTTTCTACCATGTTCTTTGCCCACA GAGAAAACACCGTAAGCACACTCGGTCGCATGGTGCTGATCATCTGGCTTTTCGTGGTTTTGATAATTAACTCAAGCTATACAGCGAGCCTCACATCAATCCTGACTGTTCAACAGCTATCCTCGCCGATCAGAGGGATAGATTCGTTAATAATCAGCGATTCCCCCATTGGCTTCCAAGTGGGGTCTTTTGCAGAGAACTATATGGTTGAGGAACTGAACATTCCAAAATCAAGACTTATTTCACTTGACTCGCCAGAGGATTATGCTTCAGCCCTCAAGACTGGAAGAGTGGCTGCTGTTGTTGATGAAAAACCATACATAGACCTCTTCCTTTCAAATCACTGCCAGTTCTCAATCATGGGCCAAGAGTTCACCAAAAGTGGGTGGGGTTTC GCATTCCCTAGAGACTCCCCCCTAGCCATCGACATGTCCACTGCCATGCTCACTCTATCAGAGAACGGTGAGCTCCAGAAGATTCATGACCGGTGGCTGTCCAGAAAGGCTTGCGGGTCCCAGAACTCTGGCGCAGGATCTGACCAGCTTCATCTCCAAAGCTTCTGGGGGCTGTTCCTTATTTGCGGGGTTTCTTGCGCTATAGCTCTCGTCCTATATCTCTTCTTTGTCTTGCGCAAGTTCAAAGAGCATTCTCATCAAGTATCTGAGCCATCTTCCCATGGAAGCTCTCGTTCCGCACGCCTTCAGACTTTTTtgtcctttgtggataggaagGAGGATAAGTCTCGGAGCAAGTCGAAGAGAAAGCGGAGTCAAGAGCTTATGAATAAATACGGGGAATCTAACCTATCAATCAATGGATCCAATAGACTAGAAATTGACGTCTCCGGTTAA
- the LOC115756835 gene encoding glutamate receptor 3.2-like isoform X2 — MDLVWLLCIFVLFSGELSLGQSKPNADTVTIGAIFTFTTINGKVAQIAMKAAENDVNADPTFLGGHRLSISMHDSNFSGFLGIIGALQFMETDTVAIIGPQNSGTAHILSHLANELHVPMLSFTALDPMLSPLQYPYFVQTAPSDLFQMMAVADMISYYRWREVVTIYSDDDHSRNGITVLGDQLAERRCDIMYKAALPPDPTATESDVIAELNKIKLMEPRVIILHTYTKTGLLVFDVAKSLGMMESGYVWFATTWLSSVLDSNSSLSSKVADSIRGVLALRLHTPDSKRKADFSARWNSLSNGTIGLNPYGLYAYDTVWMIARAVKMFLDQGNNISFSNDAKLSNVGGGALNLEALSIFDGGKQLLTNVLQTNMNGLSGPIKFNPDRSLVHPSYDVINVLENGYRQIGYWSNYSGLSIVPPEELYAQPPNRSSSNQHLNSVIWPGGTSTKPRGWVFPKNGKQLSIGVPRRVSYRDFVEQVNGTDIAQGYCIDVFLAAIKLLPYAVPHKFILFGDGRKNPSYNELVNEIAADVFDGAVGDIAIVTNRTKIVDFTQPYIESGLVVVVAPVRNLNSSPWAFLRPFTPSMWAVTGVFFLIVGAVVWILEHRINDEFRGSPRKQVITSLWFSFSTMFFAHRENTVSTLGRMVLIIWLFVVLIINSSYTASLTSILTVQQLSSPIRGIDSLIISDSPIGFQVGSFAENYMVEELNIPKSRLISLDSPEDYASALKTGRVAAVVDEKPYIDLFLSNHCQFSIMGQEFTKSGWGFAFPRDSPLAIDMSTAMLTLSENGELQKIHDRWLSRKACGSQNSGAGSDQLHLQSFWGLFLICGVSCAIALVLYLFFVLRKFKEHSHQVSEPSSHGSSRSARLQTFLSFVDRKEDKSRSKSKRKRSQELMNKYGESNLSINGSNRLEIDVSG; from the exons ATGGATCTGGTTTGGCTTCTCTGCATTTTCGTCCTCTTTTCCGGAGAATTGTCACTAGGACAGTCCAAACCCAATGCAGACACAGTGACTATTGGAGCTATTTTCACCTTTACAACTATCAATGGGAAAGTCGCTCAAATCGCCATGAAGGCTGCAGAGAACGATGTCAATGCAGATCCAACTTTTCTTGGGGGACACAGACTGTCTATATCCATGCACGATTCCAATTTCAGTGGATTTCTTGGCATCATCGGCG CTTTGCAGTTCATGGAGACGGACACGGTTGCAATAATAGGTCCACAGAATTCAGGAACGGCCCACATTCTCTCGCATCTAGCAAATGAACTACACGTTCCCATGCTGTCATTCACAGCGCTGGACCCCATGCTCTCTCCCCTCCAGTACCCCTACTTCGTTCAAACTGCACCCAGCGATCTGTTCCAGATGATGGCTGTTGCAGATATGATCAGCTATTACAGATGGCGAGAGGTGGTTACAATTTACTCCGATGATGATCATAGCAGGAATGGCATCACTGTGTTAGGTGATCAACTGGCGGAGAGACGCTGCGATATAATGTATAAGGCAGCGCTTCCCCCAGATCCCACGGCAACTGAGAGTGATGTTATAGCTGAATTGAATAAGATAAAATTGATGGAACCCCGAGTGATCATATTGCATACATACACAAAGACAGGTCTTTTGGTTTTTGATGTGGCCAAGAGCCTCGGCATGATGGAGAGTGGGTATGTTTGGTTCGCAACTACGTGGTTGTCTAGTGTTCTGGATTCTAATTCTTCACTTTCCTCAAAGGTTGCTGACTCTATTCGGGGAGTTCTCGCACTTAGGCTCCACACCCCCGACTCAAAGAGAAAAGCGGATTTTTCAGCGAGGTGGAACTCGTTGAGCAATGGTACTATTGGGTTGAACCCTTATGGTCTTTATGCCTATGATACAGTATGGATGATTGCTCGTGCAGTTAAAATGTTCCTGGATCAGGGAAacaacatttcattctcgaatGACGCGAAATTAAGTAATGTTGGGGGAGGAGCTCTGAATCTTGAGGCATTGAGCATTTTTGATGGAGGGAAGCAGTTGCTTACCAATGTCCTGCAGACAAATATGAATGGTCTGAGTGGCCCAATCAAATTTAATCCAGACAGATCTCTAGTACATCCTTCTTATGACGTCATTAACGTACTTGAAAATGGGTATCGCCAGATAGGATATTGGTCCAACTACTCTGGGCTTTCCATTGTTCCTCCTGAAGAACTTTATGCCCAACCACCTAACCGTTCTAGTTCGAACCAACATTTGAACAGTGTGATTTGGCCTGGAGGCACCAGTACCAAGCCTCGCGGTTGGGTTTTTCCAAAGAATGGAAAGCAACTAAGCATAGGAGTTCCAAGGAGAGTTAGTTACCGGGACTTTGTCGAGCAGGTCAATGGTACTGACATCGCCCAGGGGTATTGCATAGATGTGTTTCTTGCTGCCATAAAATTGCTTCCCTATGCAGTTCCACACAAATTTATCTTGTTTGGAGATGGTCGCAAAAATCCTAGCTACAACGAGCTCGTAAATGAGATTGCAGCAGAT GTTTTTGATGGTGCTGTGGGAGATATCGCGATTGTTACAAATCGAACAAAGATTGTAGATTTTACTCAGCCATACATTGAGTCGGGTctagttgttgttgttgccccTGTTAGGAATTTGAATTCAAGTCCTTGGGCCTTCTTGCGTCCATTTACTCCATCGATGTGGGCTGTCACAGGGGTCTTCTTCCTCATTGTAGGAGCAGTAGTGTGGATTCTTGAACACAGAATTAATGATGAGTTCCGGGGATCTCCCAGGAAACAGGTCATCACAAGTCTATG GTTCAGCTTTTCTACCATGTTCTTTGCCCACA GAGAAAACACCGTAAGCACACTCGGTCGCATGGTGCTGATCATCTGGCTTTTCGTGGTTTTGATAATTAACTCAAGCTATACAGCGAGCCTCACATCAATCCTGACTGTTCAACAGCTATCCTCGCCGATCAGAGGGATAGATTCGTTAATAATCAGCGATTCCCCCATTGGCTTCCAAGTGGGGTCTTTTGCAGAGAACTATATGGTTGAGGAACTGAACATTCCAAAATCAAGACTTATTTCACTTGACTCGCCAGAGGATTATGCTTCAGCCCTCAAGACTGGAAGAGTGGCTGCTGTTGTTGATGAAAAACCATACATAGACCTCTTCCTTTCAAATCACTGCCAGTTCTCAATCATGGGCCAAGAGTTCACCAAAAGTGGGTGGGGTTTC GCATTCCCTAGAGACTCCCCCCTAGCCATCGACATGTCCACTGCCATGCTCACTCTATCAGAGAACGGTGAGCTCCAGAAGATTCATGACCGGTGGCTGTCCAGAAAGGCTTGCGGGTCCCAGAACTCTGGCGCAGGATCTGACCAGCTTCATCTCCAAAGCTTCTGGGGGCTGTTCCTTATTTGCGGGGTTTCTTGCGCTATAGCTCTCGTCCTATATCTCTTCTTTGTCTTGCGCAAGTTCAAAGAGCATTCTCATCAAGTATCTGAGCCATCTTCCCATGGAAGCTCTCGTTCCGCACGCCTTCAGACTTTTTtgtcctttgtggataggaagGAGGATAAGTCTCGGAGCAAGTCGAAGAGAAAGCGGAGTCAAGAGCTTATGAATAAATACGGGGAATCTAACCTATCAATCAATGGATCCAATAGACTAGAAATTGACGTCTCCGGTTAA
- the LOC115756837 gene encoding homoserine kinase: MAIFCQSPFKPITALSLPKPHQPHKTQPCLVKCSKTHLVSTEPEPVFTSVRSFAPATVANLGPGFDFLGCAVDGLGDHVSARVDPSVHPGEVSISEISGDNAKKLSKNPLWNCAGIAAIEVMRRLGVRSVGLSLTLEKGLPLGSGLGSSAASAAAAAVAVNEIFGARLSTEELVLAGLKSEEKVSGYHADNVGPAIMGGFVLIRSYEPLELLSLKFPAEKELFFVLASPDFEAPTKKMRAALPAEIGMPHHVWNSSQAGALVAAVLQGDVEGLGRALSSDKIVEPRRAPLIPGMEAVKRAAIEAGAFGCTISGAGPTAVAVTDDEARGRAIGERMVGAFMVEGKLRAEAVVRRLDRVGARLVSSIPR, translated from the coding sequence ATGGCGATCTTCTGCCAATCTCCCTTCAAACCCATCACCGCACTCTCCCTCCCCAAACCCCACCAACCCCACAAAACCCAACCTTGCCTAGTCAAATGCTCCAAGACCCACCTCGTCTCCACCGAGCCCGAGCCCGTCTTCACCTCCGTCCGCTCCTTCGCCCCAGCCACCGTAGCCAACCTCGGCCCCGGCTTCGACTTCCTCGGCTGCGCCGTCGATGGCCTTGGCGACCATGTCTCCGCCCGCGTCGACCCCAGCGTCCACCCGGGCGAGGTCTCCATCTCCGAGATCTCCGGCGACAACGCCAAGAAGCTCAGCAAGAACCCCCTCTGGAACTGCGCCGGGATCGCCGCCATCGAGGTCATGCGGCGGCTCGGTGTCCGCTCCGTCGGCCTGTCGCTGACCCTCGAGAAGGGCCTGCCTTTGGGGAGCGGGCTCGGGTCCAGCGCCGCGAGCGCTGCCGCGGCCGCCGTCGCCGTCAACGAGATCTTTGGCGCAAGGTTGAGCACGGAGGAGTTGGTGCTCGCCGGGCTGAAATCGGAGGAGAAGGTCTCCGGGTACCACGCCGACAACGTGGGGCCGGCGATCATGGGCGGGTTCGTGCTTATCAGGAGCTACGAGCCCTTGGAATTGCTCTCGCTGAAGTTCCCAGCCGAAAAGGAGCTCTTTTTCGTGCTGGCTAGCCCAGATTTCGAAGCTCcaacgaagaagatgagggCGGCGCTCCCGGCGGAAATCGGGATGCCACACCACGTGTGGAACAGCAGCCAGGCGGGGGCGCTGGTTGCGGCGGTGCTGCAGGGGGACGTGGAGGGGCTCGGAAGGGCGTTGTCGTCGGATAAGATTGTGGAGCCAAGGAGGGCACCGCTGATCCCGGGGATGGAGGCGGTGAAGAGGGCGGCCATCGAGGCCGGGGCGTTTGGGTGCACGATCAGCGGGGCGGGGCCAACTGCGGTGGCAGTCACGGACGATGAGGCGAGGGGGCGGGCCATCGGGGAGCGGATGGTGGGGGCCTTCATGGTGGAAGGGAAGCTGAGGGCGGAGGCTGTGGTGAGGAGGCTGGACAGGGTTGGTGCTAGGCTTGTCAGCAGCATTCCCCGATGA
- the LOC115756868 gene encoding monosaccharide-sensing protein 2-like, translated as MSRTVLIAVVAAFGNLLQGWDNATIAGAILFIKREFHLESEPAMEGLIVAISLLGATLVAACSGAMADCIGRRPMLILSSNFYLVSGLLMFWSPNLYTLLLARFVGGLGVGLAVTLVPLYVSELSPPEIRGLLNTLPQFSGSCGMFVAYCLVFGLSLMHSRSWRLMLGVLSIPSLVYVVLAILLLPESPRWLVSKGRVLEAKKVLQVIRGAEDVSGEMALLIEGIGVGCDASTEEYLIRPANDLHDDPDLSSEEDQILIYKPEKGISWVARPVTAQDTLGLASLQGSQTVRFVDPLVNLFGRVHEKLTETASMRSTLFPHLGSLFSVGGQQQANEEDEEEIIGMEGDEYPSDAASGDSNDNLQSPLISRQATSTEKDWVLPAQGRAIGFGWGSLMQGTGGPEDSVAIGPEWQLAWKWPKTEDENGKKGGFQRIYLRGWGVVGSRASVASFPGMDQPADGGLVQAVGLVGRPALFTEELLQIRPWGPAMLHPSEVATKGLWWRDLFEPGVKHALFVGVGIQILQQFSGINGVLYYTPQILKQTGIGALLSELRISSESVSLLLSAITTLLMLPSIAVAMRLMDVSGRRSLLLGTIPMLIVSLVIVVLGDMVNAGSAVHAVISTIGVVLYICFFVMGFGPAPNVLCAEIFPTRVRGLCVAMCGLAFWMSNAVVAYSLPLMLRSASLASIFGMFTVLCLLSWAFVFVKVPETKGMPLEVITEFFCLGMKQIFAVKNE; from the exons ATGAGCAGAACTGTGCTTATAGCTGTTGTTGCTGCCTTTGGGAACTTGCTTCAAGGATGGGACAATGCTACCATCGCTG GGGCTATATTGTTCATAAAGAGGGAGTTCCATCTGGAGAGTGAACCCGCCATGGAAGGACTAATTGTGGCCATATCGCTTCTTGGAGCCACTTTAGTCGCCGCATGTTCCGGAGCCATGGCTGACTGCATAGGCCGGCGGCCTATGCTGATATTGTCGTCCAACTTCTATTTGGTTAGCGGTCTCCTGATGTTCTGGTCGCCCAATCTTTACACGCTGCTCTTGGCGAGATTTGTAGGAGGGCTTGGAGTAGGTCTGGCCGTCACTCTGGTTCCGCTCTACGTGTCGGAGCTGTCACCGCCCGAGATAAGGGGTCTGCTGAATACCCTCCCCCAGTTTTCGGGCTCCTGCGGGATGTTTGTGGCGTATTGCTTGGTCTTTGGTTTGTCATTGATGCATTCACGAAGTTGGAGATTGATGCTTGGAGTTCTTTCTATTCCATCACTTGTTTATGTTGTGCTGGCAATACTTTTGCTGCCCGAGTCTCCACGGTGGCTTGTGAGCAAAGGGCGAGTGCTTGAGGCCAAGAAAGTCTTACAGGTGATACGTGGCGCAGAAGATGTTTCTG GTGAGATGGCTCTGTTGATAGAAGGAATTGGGGTTGGATGTGATGCCTCTACAGAGGAATACTTAATTAGGCCCGCCAATGATCTTCATGATGACCCAGATTTGTCTAGTGAGGAAGATCAAATCCTGATATATAAACCAGAGAAAGGTATCTCATGGGTTGCCAGACCAGTCACTGCTCAAGACACCCTTGGCCTTGCATCTTTGCAGGGAAGCCAAACCGTTCGTTTTGTGGATCCCCTCGTTAACCTCTTTGGTAGGGTCCATGAGAAACTAACTGAGACGGCAAGCATGCGAAGCACGCTATTTCCGCACTTAGGAAGTCTGTTCAGTGTGGGAGGACAGCAGCAGGCaaatgaagaggatgaggaggagatTATTGGCATGGAGGGTGATGAGTACCCATCTGACGCTGCAAGTGGTGATTCCAATGATAATTTACAGAGCCCGTTGATTTCGCGTCAGGCAACAAGTACGGAGAAGGATTGGGTCCTGCCTGCTCAAGGCAGAGCTATTGGCTTTGGTTGGGGTAGTTTGATGCAAGGAACTGGAGGACCGGAAGATAGCGTGGCCATTGGCCCCGAGTGGCAGCTAGCATGGAAATGGCCCAAGACAGAGgatgaaaatggaaagaagGGAGGATTTCAGAGGATTTATTTGCGTGGATGGGGTGTTGTGGGCTCGCGTGCGTCTGTTGCTTCTTTTCCTGGCATGGACCAGCCTGCGGATGGGGGGCTAGTCCAGGCGGTTGGCTTGGTTGGCCGACCGGCTCTCTTCACTGAGGAGCTGTTGCAAATCCGTCCTTGGGGTCCAGCTATGCTTCATCCATCAGAAGTTGCAACAAAGGGACTATGGTGGAGGGATCTATTTGAGCCAGGAGTTAAGCACGCTTTGTTCGTCGGTGTAGGAATTCAAATACTTCAGCAG TTCTCGGGAATAAATGGCGTTCTATACTACACTCCCCAAATTCTTAAGCAGACTGGTATTGGAGCTCTTCTTTCAGAATTGCGCATCAGCTCAGAGTCGGTATCTCTACTTCTTAGTGCCATCACGACCTTGCTGATGCTACCCTCCATTGCTGTTGCTATGAGGCTCATGGATGTATCTGGCAGAAG GAGCTTGCTCCTGGGTACGATCCCCATGCTGATAGTATCGCTCGTCATCGTAGTGCTGGGCGACATGGTAAATGCAGGCTCTGCTGTTCATGCAGTGATCTCCACCATCGGCGTCGTCCTCTACATCTGTTTCTTTGTTATGGGATTCGGTCCAGCCCCTAATGTGCTATGCGCTGAAATCTTCCCTACCAGGGTCCGCGGTCTCTGTGTCGCCATGTGCGGCCTTGCGTTTTGGATGAGCAACGCCGTTGTCGCCTACTCGTTGCCGTTGATGCTCAGATCGGCGAGCCTGGCAAGCATTTTCGGCATGTTCACAGTGCTCTGTCTCCTATCGTGGGCCTTTGTTTTCGTGAAAGTCCCTGAAACCAAGGGCATGCCCCTTGAAGTGATCACAGAGTTCTTCTGTCTCGGCATGAAGCAGATTTTTGCTGTTAAGAACGAGTGA